One Methanocaldococcus villosus KIN24-T80 genomic window carries:
- a CDS encoding polysaccharide pyruvyl transferase family protein, which produces MYKFYSDVDKALSLVPKDFIYGKKILIIGNYGDGNLGDEAMLKVLYNYLISNGVNLIYVITKNPAFYQRYIKNSRFQPVLATNLLAVLKAFLVCDTIIIGGGSIYSRYSGLGVYIASLLSIFIRLLLNKKILILGIGFSSSTPLLLKFICKYLFKICNFIYVRDSISFKNIRNLGIKKKIIVSKDLVFSSFIQPFDKKLGKKILEKEGIKIDKGKRLVGLALNFSGKKEKDEKIIAIFKEIIPWLIDKYNAEILFFTFCPAFVSKISDTFLFKKIYGELGNKYKKKCHILSYYLPEEVMSIFMNLDLVIGSRFHSMVFAYKVGTPFVGISYEEKCSAFLSEIRKPLINIESLDAKTLKGEISRILGGLKYERTK; this is translated from the coding sequence ATGTATAAGTTTTACAGTGATGTAGATAAAGCCTTATCGCTTGTGCCAAAAGATTTTATTTATGGTAAAAAGATCCTTATAATTGGTAATTATGGAGATGGAAATTTAGGAGATGAAGCAATGCTTAAAGTTTTGTACAATTATTTAATTAGTAATGGAGTAAATTTAATATATGTAATAACAAAAAATCCAGCTTTTTATCAGAGATATATAAAAAATTCGAGGTTTCAACCAGTATTAGCTACTAATCTATTAGCTGTCTTAAAAGCTTTTTTAGTTTGTGATACAATAATAATAGGAGGGGGATCTATATATTCTAGATACAGTGGGTTGGGTGTTTATATAGCAAGTTTACTATCAATATTTATAAGGTTACTTCTCAACAAAAAAATATTGATACTTGGCATAGGATTTTCTAGTTCTACTCCTTTATTATTGAAGTTTATATGTAAATACTTGTTTAAAATTTGTAACTTCATTTATGTAAGGGATAGTATATCGTTTAAAAATATAAGAAATTTAGGAATCAAAAAGAAAATAATTGTTTCTAAGGATTTAGTTTTTTCATCTTTTATTCAACCTTTTGATAAAAAGTTAGGAAAAAAAATATTGGAGAAAGAAGGTATAAAGATTGATAAAGGAAAAAGACTAGTAGGGTTAGCACTAAATTTTTCAGGTAAAAAAGAAAAAGATGAGAAAATAATAGCTATTTTTAAAGAAATCATACCTTGGTTGATAGACAAATATAATGCAGAAATTCTATTTTTTACTTTTTGTCCAGCATTTGTTAGTAAGATTTCTGACACATTCTTATTTAAAAAAATATATGGGGAATTAGGTAATAAATATAAAAAGAAGTGTCATATCTTGAGTTACTATTTACCTGAAGAGGTTATGTCGATATTTATGAATTTGGATTTAGTAATCGGTAGTAGATTTCATTCTATGGTATTTGCGTACAAAGTAGGAACTCCTTTTGTTGGGATAAGCTATGAAGAGAAGTGTTCAGCTTTTTTATCAGAGATTAGAAAACCACTCATAAATATCGAAAGTTTAGACGCTAAAACTTTAAAAGGTGAAATTAGTAGAATACTCGGGGGATTAAAATATGAAAGGACTAAATAA